The sequence ACATCTCTTTGACATAGCCAGAATTAAGGACAAGGATGTCTGAATATAAGCTTACAGGAACCCAGTCTATTTCTTGGGGAAGGGAATTATTATCATCGGGTGGACGACAGGATGGACCGGGGGCTTTGATATAAACTGTATATTCTTCTGTCTTTTTCTCTGTTTCTTCAGAAATGGTAAAGCTACATTCTGCAGGGGTTGGGTCAACATTTCCTGCTTTATCAACGGCTTGAACCTCAAATCTATAGCTTCCTGGTGATAATGTATAATCTGCATATGTGGGTGGACCATCTTTGTTCTTAAAGGCTTTAGACCCGCAGGAATAGAAGTAGCTTAGCATATCAGCTGGTGTTTTATCATCCCTTCCTGTCCAGGTAAAGCTTGCTCTCCCCTGTTCTATTGTTTCGCTTCTATCTTCAACTGTTTTTCTTCCTATTTCCTCATCTTTGCAATTCAGGTAGATAGTGGTAGTTTTTATTGTTGTTATTACCTTCTTCTGATTTTTAATATTACTTGATGTAATCCAGGTTTCTGGTGGTTTATCTTCATCATCACATTCCTTGATGTATTTTGTTTCTTCGCTTATTTTTTCCTCTGTTTCCTCCTTTATCTCAAAGGTATATTTAGAAGCAGGGTCTTCAATATTCCCTGCCTTATCTATTGCCTTTACCTCAAAGAGATAATTTCCAAAAGAAAGCCCTTTATACTCAACTGATTTAGAATAGCTAAATCCTCCAAAAGCAGAAGGTGAAAGCCGATATGAGAATTTAAGCATATTGGATGGGGTTAGGTTATCCTCTCCTTCCCAGGTAAAGCTTGCCTTTCCCTTTTCTATTGTTTCACTCTTTTCCTCAATTGTCTCCCTCCTCTTTTCATTGCCCTGGCAATCAGTATAAATGATGGTTGTTCTCTTTATGGTTGTTATCTTCTTCTGGTTTGTAATTACCCCATTTATCTCTGTCTTTGGTGGCTGGGTGTCTACTACAAAGTGCCTTTCTTTGCTACTTGTATTTCCAGCATTATCTTCTGCATTTACTATTGCTACATAGTTACCATCAGAAAGGCTAACCCTTACACTAAAATTACCTTCAGATAAAAGATAGACATTTCCTCCTACATTAAGGCTTGCTGTTTTTATCCCAGAGGCATTCTCCCCTAAATCCCTTACACTTCCAGAGATTACAACATTTGATGTATTTATAACCTGATTTTCAGAGGGATTGGTAATGGAGATGGTGGGTGGGGTGGTGTCAATATAAAAGACAATCTTGTCGTCCTTTATGTTATTTGCCCAGTCAATGGCTTTTGCAAGGATTTCATATTTTCCTTCTTCTTTAAAGGTCTTGGTTTTAAACTTGCCTTCATATAGCCCATAGGCATAGGTTGGGCCTTCAGTATCATCATTTCCATTTACGGTCAGGGTTACATTACGATTATAATGCTTCTCGTTTTCTGCACCCCTGAATATGATGTTAGGTGGGGTGGAGTCGGATTTGAAACGACGGGGAAGCCAGCCTTCGTTTATACAACCTCTCACATAAAAAGTGTCCTCTCTCACTTTCTTGTGGGAAAAACTTGCGTGAATGACTCTCAGTTGCCATTTTTTTATATCTGTTCCTTCTTGAGAGACCCATTCTTCAAATATTAGACTATGTCTGTTCTTTCCTGATGGCTTCAATAATATATCTCCAGGCCCTAAGCTTTCCCATCCTACTGCATCTGTTAATTTGGACAAGTCCCAAGTAAAATAATGTCTTCGTAATCCTACACACCATGAAACCAAGCCCGAACAATCAAATCCTCCTGCCCATTCACCTTCTGGGCTAAATATACCTCCCCAAGTACTATTACCCGCATCATACTCTGCTTCTTTATTTGGAGGGGCTCCATCTACATAAGGTCTTCCTAAATATCCAAGAGCATTCCAGACTACTACAACACCCCAGTTTATTGCTCCTTTAATCTGAAGAGAAAAAAGGATTATTATAAACAGACATATTCCAAAGCCTAGCCTTTGAA comes from bacterium and encodes:
- a CDS encoding Ig-like domain-containing protein; translated protein: MGKGKISLQRLGFGICLFIIILFSLQIKGAINWGVVVVWNALGYLGRPYVDGAPPNKEAEYDAGNSTWGGIFSPEGEWAGGFDCSGLVSWCVGLRRHYFTWDLSKLTDAVGWESLGPGDILLKPSGKNRHSLIFEEWVSQEGTDIKKWQLRVIHASFSHKKVREDTFYVRGCINEGWLPRRFKSDSTPPNIIFRGAENEKHYNRNVTLTVNGNDDTEGPTYAYGLYEGKFKTKTFKEEGKYEILAKAIDWANNIKDDKIVFYIDTTPPTISITNPSENQVINTSNVVISGSVRDLGENASGIKTASLNVGGNVYLLSEGNFSVRVSLSDGNYVAIVNAEDNAGNTSSKERHFVVDTQPPKTEINGVITNQKKITTIKRTTIIYTDCQGNEKRRETIEEKSETIEKGKASFTWEGEDNLTPSNMLKFSYRLSPSAFGGFSYSKSVEYKGLSFGNYLFEVKAIDKAGNIEDPASKYTFEIKEETEEKISEETKYIKECDDEDKPPETWITSSNIKNQKKVITTIKTTTIYLNCKDEEIGRKTVEDRSETIEQGRASFTWTGRDDKTPADMLSYFYSCGSKAFKNKDGPPTYADYTLSPGSYRFEVQAVDKAGNVDPTPAECSFTISEETEKKTEEYTVYIKAPGPSCRPPDDNNSLPQEIDWVPVSLYSDILVLNSGYVKEM